Proteins found in one Solitalea lacus genomic segment:
- the uxuA gene encoding mannonate dehydratase produces MHFLENNNINIDTLNVSGLKMMEQTWRWFGPHDLVSLQHVRQAGATGVVTALHHIPHGEVWPVDEIMKRKKEIEGSGLRWSVVESVTVHETIKTHSGNYQEYIEKYKTTIRNLAKCGVNIVTYNFMPVLDWTRTSINYEMPNGAKALYFNWLDLIVFDVHILQRKDAKNDYSSDSLDKASVRFENMSTEEIERLTSVVLLGIPGEEELTLDLLRKALATYEHIGQAELRENLKYFLQEIAPIAQECGIKLAIHPDDPPFDILGLPRVVNSKEDFEFILKEVNIPANGICFCSGSLGASSQNNLPEIVKSIGDRIHFVHLRNVSKDKEGNFFEADHLGGDVNMFSVMKELLMIQQKVQHAIPYRSDHGHQMLDDLNKFTNPGYSAIGRLKGLAELRGLELGIVSSM; encoded by the coding sequence ATGCACTTTTTAGAAAACAACAATATAAATATTGATACTTTAAATGTATCAGGATTAAAAATGATGGAACAAACCTGGCGATGGTTTGGGCCACATGATTTGGTATCCTTACAGCATGTAAGGCAGGCAGGAGCTACAGGTGTTGTTACAGCTTTACATCATATCCCTCACGGAGAAGTGTGGCCAGTGGATGAGATTATGAAGCGTAAGAAAGAAATTGAAGGTAGCGGGCTTCGGTGGTCAGTGGTAGAAAGTGTTACTGTTCACGAAACTATTAAGACGCATAGCGGAAATTATCAGGAGTACATTGAAAAATATAAAACTACAATACGAAATCTGGCAAAATGTGGTGTCAATATAGTTACCTACAATTTTATGCCGGTGCTTGATTGGACCCGCACATCTATAAATTATGAAATGCCTAATGGCGCTAAAGCGCTGTATTTTAATTGGCTTGATTTAATTGTATTTGATGTTCATATTCTGCAGCGAAAGGATGCAAAAAACGATTACAGTAGTGATTCACTTGATAAAGCTTCTGTACGTTTTGAGAATATGTCGACAGAAGAAATTGAGCGATTGACTTCTGTTGTTTTACTTGGTATTCCTGGTGAGGAAGAACTGACTCTGGATCTCCTTCGAAAAGCACTTGCTACTTATGAGCATATTGGCCAAGCCGAACTTCGGGAAAATCTAAAATATTTCTTGCAAGAAATAGCTCCGATTGCTCAAGAGTGTGGAATTAAACTCGCTATTCACCCTGATGATCCTCCATTTGATATCCTAGGGCTTCCACGTGTGGTGAATTCTAAAGAAGATTTTGAATTTATTTTAAAGGAGGTAAATATTCCTGCAAACGGAATATGTTTTTGTTCCGGTTCATTAGGAGCTTCTTCTCAGAATAATCTACCTGAAATAGTTAAATCCATTGGCGATCGCATTCATTTTGTTCATCTGCGGAATGTAAGTAAGGACAAGGAAGGAAACTTTTTTGAAGCTGACCATTTGGGCGGTGATGTTAATATGTTTAGTGTGATGAAAGAGCTGCTAATGATTCAGCAAAAAGTACAGCATGCAATCCCTTATCGTTCTGATCATGGACATCAAATGCTTGATGACTTAAACAAGTTTACCAACCCCGGATATTCCGCAATTGGCCGATTAAAAGGACTTGCCGAATTAAGAGGACTTGAGTTGGGCATTGTTAGTTCTATGTAG
- the uxaC gene encoding glucuronate isomerase, with translation MKTFLHEDFLLTSKTAQILYHQHAANMPIVDYHNHLSPEIAATNTPFANMTDIWLKGDHYKWRAMRTMGVDEKYITGNATDQEKFIQWAKVVPHTIRNPLYHWSHMELKNPFGVNELLNEGNAEAIYRHCNNLLQQPEFSPQGLLNKFKVEVIVTTDDPTDDLQWHRQMAREQNKVLMLPTFRPDKIFQIDQADFQVYLRKLGDTAGVSIQSLSDLLLALQNRIDFFAEHGCSLADYGLKAIPFCKDYSFTKADVMLKKAIEGTYILSEEEVLNYQMVLLLELCKIYHQKQWVQQFHLGALRNVNTRLLNLLGADAGVDIIGSTSQVESLAFFLNQLDQNNQLAKTILYNLSPADNERFAALAGSFQGAGIKGKVQYGAAWWFMDQKDGIEKQLDALSNISLLSCFVGMLTDSRSFLSFSRHDYFRRILCAKLGQEMEQGILPNDIPGIGELIENISYYNAINYFNFKCPIPKTYSPLENYYSE, from the coding sequence ATGAAAACATTTTTGCACGAAGATTTTTTACTTACCAGTAAAACAGCTCAAATACTCTATCACCAGCATGCGGCAAATATGCCTATTGTCGATTATCATAATCACCTTTCTCCTGAAATTGCAGCAACTAATACCCCTTTTGCAAATATGACTGATATATGGCTAAAGGGAGATCATTACAAGTGGAGAGCTATGCGAACAATGGGTGTAGATGAAAAATATATAACAGGGAACGCAACTGATCAAGAGAAGTTTATTCAGTGGGCAAAGGTTGTGCCTCATACCATTCGTAACCCTTTGTACCACTGGTCGCACATGGAATTAAAAAATCCATTTGGGGTAAATGAATTATTAAATGAAGGAAATGCAGAGGCTATCTATCGACACTGCAACAATTTATTGCAGCAACCGGAGTTTTCACCTCAAGGATTGCTAAATAAGTTTAAAGTTGAAGTGATTGTCACGACGGATGACCCAACGGATGATTTACAATGGCACAGGCAAATGGCAAGGGAGCAGAATAAAGTGTTAATGCTTCCAACCTTTAGGCCCGATAAAATTTTTCAGATAGATCAAGCTGATTTTCAGGTATATCTTCGAAAATTGGGAGACACGGCTGGTGTGTCTATACAATCTTTGAGTGATCTTTTACTTGCCCTCCAAAACCGTATCGATTTTTTTGCAGAACATGGTTGCAGTTTGGCCGATTACGGTTTGAAAGCCATTCCTTTTTGTAAAGATTATTCATTTACCAAAGCTGATGTAATGTTGAAAAAGGCGATAGAAGGTACTTATATTCTCTCTGAAGAGGAAGTTCTAAACTATCAAATGGTTTTATTACTAGAGCTGTGCAAAATTTATCATCAAAAGCAATGGGTGCAACAATTTCATTTAGGAGCACTCAGAAATGTGAATACCCGTTTACTAAACTTACTGGGAGCTGATGCAGGTGTTGATATTATAGGAAGCACTTCGCAGGTGGAAAGTTTAGCGTTTTTCCTAAATCAGTTAGATCAAAATAATCAACTTGCCAAAACAATCCTTTATAATCTTTCTCCTGCAGATAACGAAAGGTTTGCAGCGTTAGCCGGTTCCTTCCAAGGGGCTGGAATTAAAGGGAAGGTTCAATATGGGGCTGCGTGGTGGTTCATGGATCAAAAAGATGGCATTGAAAAACAGCTTGACGCCCTTTCTAATATAAGTCTTCTAAGTTGTTTTGTTGGCATGCTTACTGATTCTCGCAGCTTTCTCTCTTTTTCACGTCATGATTATTTCAGAAGAATTTTATGTGCCAAACTTGGCCAGGAAATGGAGCAGGGAATATTGCCAAACGATATTCCTGGAATAGGAGAATTAATTGAGAATATCAGCTATTACAACGCAATAAACTATTTCAACTTTAAATGTCCAATACCCAAAACATACTCACCTTTGGAGAACTATTATTCAGAATAA
- a CDS encoding sugar kinase, with product MSNTQNILTFGELLFRISPELEEQNAGFFIGGAELNVASALGRWGQNVSYLTTLPDNDLTQLVLAKLKERRVKTDSVMLSGNRIGAYYLTQGADLKNQGVIYDRAHSSFSELKPGLIDWEKVFHNVDWFHWSAITPALSQAHVDICKEALVYAKRLGITTSVDLNYRSKLWNYGVEPIEVMPELVSFCDIVMGNMWAAEKMLGIPVCSSVGGENLNDSVYLNAGEESALKLKQQFPNCKAVAYTYRFSVHENTIRYFSSLHADQYYISSVYSSNKIVDKVGTGDAFMAGLILGLRDQLPYSVTLKFATASAFSKLFVLGDCNTTPFENIQQLVYENS from the coding sequence ATGTCCAATACCCAAAACATACTCACCTTTGGAGAACTATTATTCAGAATAAGTCCTGAGTTAGAGGAACAAAATGCTGGTTTTTTTATAGGAGGAGCGGAACTTAATGTAGCCTCTGCTTTAGGTCGCTGGGGGCAAAATGTTTCTTATTTGACCACTCTGCCTGATAATGATTTAACACAACTGGTCTTAGCTAAACTAAAAGAGCGCAGAGTCAAAACGGATTCAGTTATGTTGAGCGGAAATCGAATCGGAGCTTATTATCTTACTCAGGGAGCCGATCTAAAAAATCAGGGAGTGATCTATGACCGGGCACATTCTTCTTTTTCAGAATTGAAACCAGGTCTAATCGATTGGGAAAAAGTCTTTCATAATGTAGATTGGTTTCATTGGAGCGCAATCACTCCGGCCTTGTCGCAAGCTCATGTAGATATTTGTAAAGAAGCTTTGGTCTATGCAAAGAGATTGGGGATCACAACTTCAGTTGATTTAAATTATCGTTCAAAGCTCTGGAACTATGGTGTTGAGCCTATTGAGGTGATGCCTGAGCTAGTGAGCTTTTGTGATATAGTAATGGGCAATATGTGGGCGGCTGAAAAAATGCTGGGTATTCCGGTTTGTTCAAGTGTTGGCGGTGAAAATCTAAACGACTCCGTTTATTTGAATGCGGGTGAGGAATCGGCTTTAAAACTAAAACAGCAATTCCCAAATTGCAAAGCTGTGGCTTATACGTATCGTTTTTCAGTGCATGAGAACACCATTCGTTATTTTTCCTCACTACATGCCGATCAATATTATATTTCGTCAGTTTACTCTTCTAATAAAATAGTTGATAAAGTTGGAACGGGCGATGCTTTTATGGCTGGATTAATCTTAGGTCTAAGAGATCAGCTTCCTTATTCGGTTACCTTAAAATTTGCCACTGCTTCAGCCTTTAGTAAACTTTTTGTCTTGGGAGATTGTAACACAACTCCCTTTGAAAACATTCAACAATTGGTATATGAAAATTCATAA
- a CDS encoding bifunctional 4-hydroxy-2-oxoglutarate aldolase/2-dehydro-3-deoxy-phosphogluconate aldolase, with product MKIHNKQKNTIQELTKSKILPLFYHEDIEVCLKLLKACYDGGIRVVEFTNRGGNALQNFSQLRVHALERYPDMILGIGTIKNKAEAECFWKAGAAFIVSPAMDEETGIFCLEKELLWVPGCMTPTEINKAVQLGCSLIKLFPANALGVGFSKAMKDVFPDTKFIVTGGIEAKQAELDKWVDNNVIAMGLGSSLIKNDWIAANKYDEITRVLQEICVY from the coding sequence ATGAAAATTCATAACAAACAAAAAAATACCATTCAGGAACTTACTAAATCAAAGATTTTGCCTTTGTTCTATCACGAAGACATAGAAGTGTGCCTTAAGTTGCTCAAAGCTTGTTATGATGGCGGAATTAGGGTTGTAGAGTTTACGAATAGAGGGGGAAATGCTTTACAGAACTTCTCTCAACTTCGAGTTCATGCATTGGAACGTTATCCGGATATGATTCTTGGAATAGGAACCATTAAAAACAAAGCAGAAGCAGAATGCTTTTGGAAAGCAGGCGCCGCCTTTATTGTAAGTCCAGCAATGGATGAAGAAACAGGTATTTTTTGTTTGGAAAAAGAACTATTGTGGGTTCCCGGTTGTATGACGCCAACAGAAATAAACAAAGCTGTTCAATTGGGTTGTAGTCTGATCAAGTTATTCCCAGCAAATGCATTGGGTGTTGGTTTCTCCAAAGCCATGAAAGATGTTTTTCCGGATACTAAATTTATAGTCACCGGCGGAATCGAGGCTAAACAAGCTGAACTTGATAAATGGGTGGACAATAATGTTATTGCCATGGGCTTGGGGAGTAGTTTAATTAAAAACGACTGGATAGCTGCTAATAAGTATGATGAGATTACACGTGTACTACAAGAGATTTGCGTTTATTAA
- a CDS encoding glycosyl hydrolase family 95 catalytic domain-containing protein → MNKKEIFYFLIISVFLVQAGFAQSNTTVINWQKFLSRNDLVFDTLTTKWEEGVFTGNGLLGAMLYMKDSNALRLEVGRTDVVDGREGSPAFQKARLPIGHFELRPEGKIIKNTARLYLWNAEANGTIVTDKGTIQWRTYTLSQMNVIVFETKVSAGERKFQWQFHPEVSISGRTKFRKAPNGYVANPPSILETAGAVEYCKQPMLAGGDYTTAWAENNKANSRIYYLSVAINRKQSSADEAVQTVSNAAKDNLQQLLNVHRQWWHHYYPQSFISLPDARMESFYWIQQYKLASATREGKPALDLMGPWYRHTPWPAYWFNLNIQLTYSPLYAANQLELANGLVKMIDEGKENLSRNVPAVYRHNALALGRAATSDLSSSIKVNPIRDTTASESDLELGNLTWCLYNYWLQYRYSMDESVKTKLFPLLKGSINYYLDVMRKEEDGKWHLPHTYSPEYPGGTTRDCNYDLSLFRWGCETLLKLNPSDSLASRWKDVLINLTDYPTDTNGLRIGRDVAFNKSHRHYSHMLMIHPLCIMNWEQPENRPLIEKSLQHWLSLKSEFAGFSFTGSASIHAVMGQGDKALDYLNQLFGYTKPNTMYLEEGPVIETPLAAATSIQELLLQSWGDKIRIFPAVPSSWKDLSFENLRTEGAFLISAVRKDGETKWVKIKSLAGEPCIIRPNIEGKLQIKGQVQLKDLGNDTYSLQLKKGEEVVLYRNASDLLLKADAVKQDGRNNYWGKH, encoded by the coding sequence ATGAACAAAAAAGAGATTTTCTATTTCCTCATCATATCAGTATTCCTTGTGCAAGCAGGTTTTGCTCAATCAAATACTACTGTTATCAATTGGCAAAAATTCCTTTCCCGCAATGATTTGGTGTTTGATACGCTTACTACCAAATGGGAAGAAGGAGTTTTTACCGGCAATGGTTTGCTTGGCGCTATGCTTTACATGAAGGATAGCAATGCCTTGCGCCTGGAGGTTGGTCGTACGGATGTAGTAGATGGAAGAGAAGGTTCGCCGGCATTTCAAAAAGCTCGTTTACCCATCGGACATTTTGAGCTCAGACCGGAAGGAAAAATTATAAAGAATACCGCCCGGCTTTATTTATGGAATGCTGAAGCAAATGGAACGATTGTAACCGATAAAGGAACGATTCAATGGCGCACCTATACACTTTCACAGATGAACGTTATTGTTTTTGAAACGAAAGTGAGTGCCGGTGAAAGAAAATTTCAATGGCAGTTTCACCCCGAAGTTTCCATTAGCGGCCGCACAAAATTCAGGAAGGCTCCTAATGGATATGTGGCTAATCCGCCCTCCATTCTTGAAACGGCTGGAGCTGTTGAATACTGTAAGCAGCCGATGCTTGCCGGCGGCGACTACACTACGGCATGGGCCGAAAACAATAAAGCGAACAGTAGAATATATTACCTTTCAGTTGCTATCAATAGAAAACAATCCTCCGCTGATGAAGCTGTACAAACCGTCAGCAATGCCGCAAAAGATAACTTGCAGCAATTATTGAATGTACACCGACAATGGTGGCATCATTATTATCCGCAGAGTTTTATATCGCTGCCCGATGCACGAATGGAAAGTTTTTATTGGATACAGCAATATAAACTGGCATCGGCCACCAGGGAAGGGAAACCAGCCTTAGATTTGATGGGCCCTTGGTATCGGCATACACCATGGCCGGCTTATTGGTTTAACCTGAATATTCAGTTGACCTATTCGCCGCTTTACGCAGCCAATCAGTTGGAATTAGCCAATGGGCTTGTAAAAATGATTGATGAGGGCAAAGAGAACCTGAGCAGGAATGTGCCGGCAGTATACAGACACAATGCGCTGGCGCTGGGCCGCGCTGCTACGAGTGATTTGTCCAGTTCGATAAAAGTGAACCCAATACGAGATACAACTGCTTCAGAATCGGACCTCGAGTTGGGAAATCTTACCTGGTGTCTATATAATTACTGGTTGCAGTACCGATATTCTATGGACGAAAGTGTAAAAACAAAACTTTTTCCATTATTAAAGGGAAGTATCAACTATTACCTTGATGTGATGAGGAAAGAAGAGGATGGTAAATGGCATTTGCCGCATACTTATTCGCCAGAATACCCCGGTGGTACCACCAGAGATTGTAATTATGATTTGTCATTGTTTCGTTGGGGCTGTGAAACTTTATTAAAGCTAAATCCGAGTGATAGCCTTGCTTCACGATGGAAAGATGTATTGATCAATCTTACCGATTATCCTACGGACACCAATGGCTTGCGGATAGGCCGGGATGTGGCATTTAATAAATCCCACCGTCATTATTCACACATGCTGATGATTCATCCTTTGTGCATCATGAATTGGGAGCAACCAGAAAACAGGCCGCTGATAGAAAAATCATTGCAACATTGGCTTAGTCTTAAATCGGAATTTGCCGGATTTTCATTTACAGGCAGTGCATCAATACATGCCGTAATGGGCCAAGGTGATAAAGCTCTTGACTATCTGAATCAATTATTCGGCTATACGAAACCTAATACAATGTATTTAGAAGAAGGGCCTGTAATTGAAACACCGCTGGCTGCCGCTACCTCTATTCAGGAGTTACTATTACAAAGCTGGGGTGATAAGATCAGGATCTTCCCTGCAGTTCCATCTTCATGGAAGGATCTGTCATTTGAAAACTTAAGAACGGAAGGCGCATTTTTAATCAGTGCGGTTCGAAAAGACGGAGAAACAAAATGGGTAAAGATAAAAAGCTTGGCTGGTGAGCCTTGTATTATTCGTCCAAATATAGAGGGAAAGCTACAGATTAAAGGCCAGGTACAATTGAAGGATTTAGGGAATGACACTTATTCTTTGCAACTTAAGAAAGGCGAAGAAGTTGTTTTATATAGAAATGCTTCAGACTTATTGTTAAAGGCTGATGCTGTGAAGCAAGATGGAAGAAATAATTATTGGGGAAAACATTAA
- a CDS encoding LacI family DNA-binding transcriptional regulator codes for MKRSAPTIKEIAQKLNISVSTVSKAIHNHPSIGLTTKERVQKLAKELNYVPNQAALHLKHQKSSVIGVILPKLIDQFFSLTVNGIEDYALKNNYNVFTTQSHESLTREKELVAIMQRAQVDGVIVAVSKETTSYDHFNALENAGIPVVYFVRQPKEAMLHNWVSSNVYEAAGKAVDFLIAQGHTRIAHLKGPDSLLTSKHRYDGYMEALGRNNIAYDADLVKICDLTKAGTQKAMKELLQVDEPPTAVLCFKDYMVLDAMQFLRKQSQTNQKKIEFIGFGNLPMFEYFDEKPLASLDERPYEIGEKAISLLLKLINGATEEGIQNINLECKLIVH; via the coding sequence ATGAAGAGGTCTGCACCCACAATTAAAGAAATTGCCCAAAAGTTAAACATTTCCGTTTCAACCGTTTCTAAGGCAATTCATAATCACCCGAGTATTGGTTTAACAACTAAAGAGAGGGTGCAGAAACTTGCCAAGGAGCTTAATTATGTACCCAACCAAGCAGCGCTACATTTAAAGCATCAAAAGTCCTCGGTTATAGGTGTTATTTTACCAAAGCTTATCGACCAGTTTTTTTCGCTTACAGTTAATGGAATTGAAGATTATGCATTGAAAAATAATTACAACGTATTTACTACTCAATCGCATGAAAGTTTAACAAGGGAGAAGGAGCTCGTTGCAATTATGCAACGTGCCCAAGTTGATGGCGTCATCGTTGCTGTTTCAAAAGAAACCACGTCGTACGATCACTTTAATGCTTTAGAAAATGCAGGAATACCCGTAGTGTATTTCGTTCGACAACCTAAAGAAGCCATGTTACATAACTGGGTATCGAGTAATGTTTATGAGGCAGCAGGTAAAGCAGTTGATTTTTTGATTGCTCAGGGCCATACTCGAATCGCCCATCTAAAAGGGCCTGATTCTTTGCTTACCAGCAAGCATCGTTATGATGGTTATATGGAGGCCCTGGGAAGGAACAACATTGCCTATGATGCAGACCTGGTAAAAATATGTGACCTAACAAAAGCAGGAACCCAAAAAGCAATGAAAGAACTACTACAGGTGGATGAACCGCCTACCGCAGTTCTTTGTTTTAAAGATTATATGGTGCTTGATGCAATGCAGTTTCTGAGGAAACAATCACAAACCAATCAAAAGAAAATTGAGTTCATTGGTTTTGGAAACTTGCCAATGTTTGAATATTTTGATGAAAAACCACTAGCATCGTTGGATGAACGGCCATATGAAATAGGTGAAAAAGCTATTTCTCTCTTATTAAAGTTAATTAATGGTGCAACTGAGGAAGGCATTCAAAATATTAATTTAGAATGCAAGCTTATTGTGCATTAG
- a CDS encoding SusC/RagA family TonB-linked outer membrane protein, translating to MRKTLQFLIVCIMLCNSALLFAQTQATKTVTGQVRDEVGLPIPAVSVFEKGTSNGTTTDANGAFSIKVNSGKILVFKSIGFIQKEITIGSATVLGVVLKEEATSLKDVVVVAYGTQKKVNVTGAVDVITSKQLENRPVTSPSALLQGTAPSLMFSTPAGGNTPGSSPTVQIRGQALLSGATTPLVVIDGIPAVMGDFNAMNPNDIESVSVLKDAAAAAVYGARAPFGVLVVTTKMGKKNEKPVFTYSVNFANVSNVRTPHTVDSYTFALSRNQAFANSGSAQLFTPAVLDMIQDNVNNPGKYTLEQLNPNNGLAWSNAAQTYNNNDWFDVFFRTSFRQQHDFSVKGGTDKVNYFVSASFVDQPGVFNFIEDIDKYKRYNFNGGLVAQVNDWMKLTYRTRYSLSNTLAPTGTDNDRNRFYQFAYGAWPTIPVKNTTGQYSALSQILAAKEGGNSDNKSHLLDNILGLDLDLAKGWTAHVDGTWRVAFNDNQTLRKPVYEIAPNGALNPVQFTDVSQIAKTNSLGTYRTLQGYTAYEHNFGKHNFRVQGGAQIEENNAKYLTGSNLNLYIIDMPSIATSYGTTPFLTDEINDNAVAGVFGRFNYNYNDRYLLEVNGRYDGSGRYAADKRWGFFPSVSAGWNMSNENFWKVIEPVVNRAKLRASYGTVGNQGQTGFQHISTMAGSPQSAWIFDGKRLPFVSMPGILNFERTWEKFTTADFGLELGFLNNRLTTEFDYFNRLSWDMIGPPTPLPNVLGDTAPPVNNAAMETKGWEAQVKWTDKITSRWDYSVGVNLSDALSKVTKYNTTVNSLSGWYVGKELGEIWGYTSNRLLNANDFAAPVPTAGAQPIVSQSKIHPQWYPGDVKYEDLDGDGLISAGNLTLENHGDLRKIGNSTPRYRFAFNLATGYSIPKAGRVDVSAFLEGVGKRDLFMSSSYFYWGNMYTGSTIGTGIYQGKQLDYYRDANSNPRLLAHLGENVDAYFPRPYSNAGGQGAKNFATNTRYMMSGAYMRLKNVMATYTLPNEWLKHAKIQNCRLYFSAENIGVLSKLPNYIDPEFVNGGQMYPEQATYSFGVNLGF from the coding sequence ATGAGAAAAACTCTACAATTTCTGATTGTGTGTATAATGCTCTGTAATTCAGCGCTTTTATTTGCACAAACTCAGGCAACCAAGACGGTTACCGGACAGGTAAGGGATGAAGTCGGATTGCCGATACCTGCTGTATCGGTATTTGAAAAAGGAACCTCCAATGGCACCACAACGGATGCTAATGGAGCTTTTTCAATTAAAGTAAATTCAGGAAAAATCCTGGTCTTTAAAAGTATCGGATTTATTCAAAAAGAAATCACGATAGGTTCAGCAACTGTTCTAGGTGTTGTGCTTAAAGAAGAAGCAACGAGCTTAAAGGACGTTGTGGTAGTGGCTTACGGTACCCAAAAGAAAGTAAATGTTACAGGCGCAGTCGATGTGATTACCTCCAAACAATTGGAAAATCGCCCTGTAACCAGTCCCAGCGCCCTGTTGCAAGGCACGGCTCCCAGCTTGATGTTCAGCACACCGGCAGGCGGTAACACCCCGGGCTCAAGCCCCACCGTTCAAATCAGGGGACAAGCTCTTTTAAGTGGCGCAACTACACCATTGGTGGTGATTGATGGGATTCCTGCGGTTATGGGGGACTTCAATGCGATGAATCCAAATGATATCGAAAGTGTATCGGTATTGAAAGATGCCGCTGCCGCTGCCGTATATGGCGCCCGCGCCCCTTTCGGTGTACTGGTTGTTACTACCAAAATGGGCAAGAAAAATGAAAAGCCTGTATTTACATATAGTGTAAACTTTGCAAATGTTTCTAATGTGAGAACGCCTCACACTGTTGACTCATATACTTTTGCGCTCTCCAGAAATCAGGCGTTTGCAAATAGTGGAAGTGCTCAATTGTTCACACCAGCCGTTTTGGATATGATTCAGGATAATGTAAATAATCCTGGAAAATATACCCTTGAACAACTGAATCCTAATAATGGACTTGCATGGAGTAATGCCGCCCAAACATATAACAACAATGATTGGTTTGATGTATTTTTTCGCACTTCATTTCGTCAGCAGCATGATTTCTCTGTAAAAGGTGGAACTGATAAGGTCAACTACTTTGTTTCTGCCTCTTTTGTGGATCAACCGGGTGTTTTTAATTTTATAGAAGATATAGACAAGTACAAACGGTATAATTTCAATGGAGGATTGGTTGCACAGGTAAATGACTGGATGAAGCTGACCTATCGTACCCGTTATTCATTATCCAACACATTAGCCCCAACAGGGACAGATAATGATAGAAACAGGTTCTATCAATTTGCTTACGGAGCGTGGCCAACCATTCCGGTAAAAAATACTACAGGACAATATAGCGCCCTGTCGCAGATTCTTGCGGCAAAGGAAGGTGGTAACTCTGATAATAAAAGCCATCTCCTGGATAATATATTAGGACTGGATCTTGATCTTGCAAAGGGATGGACGGCACATGTTGACGGTACCTGGCGTGTGGCCTTTAATGACAACCAGACGCTTCGTAAACCTGTTTATGAAATAGCACCTAACGGAGCGCTCAACCCGGTTCAGTTTACAGATGTATCCCAGATAGCTAAAACAAATTCTTTGGGAACATACAGGACTCTTCAGGGCTATACAGCTTATGAACATAACTTTGGAAAACATAACTTCAGAGTGCAAGGGGGCGCCCAAATTGAAGAGAATAATGCGAAATACTTGACTGGTTCTAACCTGAACCTTTACATTATCGATATGCCTTCAATCGCTACTTCGTACGGAACAACTCCTTTCCTTACCGATGAGATTAACGATAATGCGGTTGCTGGTGTCTTTGGAAGGTTTAATTACAATTATAACGATAGATACTTGCTTGAAGTGAATGGACGATACGATGGTTCCGGCCGTTATGCAGCTGATAAGCGTTGGGGCTTCTTCCCGTCGGTATCTGCGGGCTGGAATATGAGTAACGAAAATTTCTGGAAAGTGATCGAGCCGGTTGTCAATCGTGCGAAATTAAGAGCGTCCTATGGTACCGTGGGTAACCAGGGTCAGACGGGATTTCAGCACATATCTACCATGGCAGGCTCTCCCCAGTCAGCATGGATATTCGACGGCAAACGTCTGCCTTTTGTGAGTATGCCGGGCATATTGAACTTTGAACGTACCTGGGAAAAGTTTACCACGGCTGACTTTGGCTTGGAATTAGGCTTCCTAAACAACCGCTTAACCACAGAGTTTGATTATTTCAATAGATTATCATGGGATATGATCGGTCCGCCTACTCCTCTGCCAAATGTATTAGGTGATACTGCTCCGCCAGTAAACAATGCTGCAATGGAAACCAAAGGTTGGGAAGCGCAAGTAAAATGGACAGATAAGATCACCAGCAGATGGGACTACAGTGTAGGTGTAAACCTGTCGGATGCGTTGTCGAAAGTAACCAAATACAATACGACAGTCAACTCTCTAAGTGGATGGTATGTTGGAAAAGAATTGGGTGAGATCTGGGGATACACTTCTAATCGCTTACTGAACGCAAATGACTTTGCAGCTCCCGTACCGACAGCTGGAGCACAACCAATTGTGAGTCAGAGTAAGATCCATCCACAATGGTATCCAGGTGACGTGAAGTATGAAGACCTTGATGGTGATGGTTTAATATCAGCAGGTAATTTAACCCTTGAAAACCACGGTGACTTGCGCAAGATCGGAAACAGTACGCCTCGCTACCGTTTCGCATTCAACCTGGCTACCGGTTATAGCATTCCCAAAGCAGGACGTGTAGATGTGTCTGCATTCCTTGAAGGTGTAGGCAAGCGTGACTTGTTTATGTCAAGTAGTTACTTTTATTGGGGAAATATGTACACCGGCAGTACGATTGGAACGGGTATATATCAAGGAAAACAACTGGACTATTATAGAGATGCCAATAGCAACCCAAGACTTCTTGCACACTTAGGTGAAAATGTAGATGCTTATTTCCCAAGGCCTTATAGCAATGCAGGTGGTCAAGGTGCTAAAAACTTCGCGACCAATACCAGGTATATGATGAGTGGTGCCTATATGCGCTTGAAAAACGTAATGGCAACCTATACTTTGCCGAATGAGTGGTTAAAACACGCGAAAATTCAGAACTGTCGCCTTTATTTCTCGGCAGAGAACATCGGCGTGTTGTCGAAGCTGCCTAATTACATAGATCCTGAGTTCGTGAACGGAGGCCAAATGTATCCGGAACAGGCAACGTACTCATTTGGTGTGAATCTTGGATTTTAA